From one Amycolatopsis sp. FDAARGOS 1241 genomic stretch:
- a CDS encoding glycosyltransferase: MTSETRQLPEGAVVGVVVTRHRRELLADSLKIIAAQTRPVDHLVVVDNGPDQSARDVVESYPLPCTYLPSHRNLGGAGGFALGMLHALSLGADWVWLADDDGRPADENVLQILLEEAEKRGLAEISPVVANINAPAKLAFPLRRGLTWKRSSAELGTDFLPGIASLMNGALFRASTLDVTGVPDLRLFFRGDEVELHRRLVRSGLPFGTSLRTTYLHPDGSDEFKPMLGGKFHAQDPENEVKRYYTYRNRGYLLSQPGMRKIGALEVIRFGLYFVGVKRDPKAFLQWLKLVRQGRAEKFYRY; this comes from the coding sequence ATGACGAGCGAGACCCGGCAGCTGCCCGAGGGCGCCGTCGTCGGCGTGGTGGTCACGCGCCACCGTCGTGAGCTGCTCGCGGACTCGCTGAAGATCATCGCCGCCCAGACGCGGCCCGTCGACCACCTCGTGGTGGTGGACAACGGACCCGACCAGTCCGCGCGCGACGTCGTGGAGAGCTACCCGCTCCCCTGCACGTACCTGCCCTCGCACCGGAACCTCGGCGGCGCGGGCGGGTTTGCGCTCGGCATGCTCCACGCGTTGTCACTCGGCGCCGACTGGGTGTGGCTCGCCGACGACGACGGCCGCCCCGCCGACGAGAACGTGCTGCAGATCCTCTTGGAGGAAGCCGAAAAACGCGGCCTCGCGGAGATTTCGCCCGTCGTGGCGAACATCAACGCGCCGGCCAAGCTCGCGTTCCCGCTGCGGCGGGGCCTCACGTGGAAGCGCTCGTCGGCCGAGCTGGGCACGGACTTCCTGCCGGGCATCGCTTCGCTCATGAACGGCGCGCTGTTCCGCGCGTCCACTTTGGACGTCACGGGCGTGCCGGACCTGCGCCTGTTCTTCCGTGGCGACGAGGTGGAGCTGCACCGCCGGCTCGTGCGGTCGGGCCTGCCGTTCGGCACGTCGCTGCGCACGACCTACCTGCACCCGGACGGTTCGGACGAGTTCAAGCCGATGCTGGGTGGGAAGTTCCACGCGCAGGACCCGGAGAACGAGGTCAAGCGCTACTACACCTACCGCAACCGCGGGTACCTGCTGTCGCAGCCGGGCATGCGCAAGATCGGCGCACTGGAGGTGATCCGCTTCGGCCTGTACTTCGTGGGCGTGAAGCGCGACCCGAAGGCGTTCCTGCAGTGGCTGAAGCTCGTGCGGCAGGGCCGGGCGGAGAAGTTCTACCGGTACTGA